CCAAGATATTGCAGTACCTCCATAAGTGAACAGATATCCAGTTTGTGACTTGGCCTTCTGTGGATCTGATAAGTATCCAACATCTGCATATCCAATGAGGGTGGCATCTTTTCTTGACTGATAGAGTAGACCAAGATCTGGTTTTCCTCGTAGATAACGGAATAGATGCCTTATTCCATTCCAATGTCTCTTTGTTGGCGAATTGCTATACCTGGCTAACAAGTTCACAGGAAAAGCAATATCGGGTCTAGTATTGTTAGCTAAATACATTAAAGCGCCAATTGCACTTAGATATGGTACTTCAGGACCAAcaatttcttcattttcttctcGAGGTCTGAATGGATCATCTTTCATATTCAAAGATCGAACGATCATAGGGGAATTCATTGGATGTGATTTGTCCATGTAAAAGCATTTTAGTACCCTTTTTGTGTAATTTGATTGATGGACAAAAATTCCCTATTTCAAGTGCTCAATTTGTAGTCCAAgacaaaattttgtttttccaagatctttcatttcaaattatttcATCAAGTATTTTGCAGTTTGTTCAAGTTCTCGTGGAGTTCCAATGATATTTAAATCATCCACATATACTGCAATGATAGAGAATCCTGACTGGGATCGCTTAATGAAAACGCAGGGACTGATTTGGTTGTTTTTGAATCCTTCTTTCACAAGGTATTCACTAAGACGATTATACCACATTCTTCCAGATTGTTTTAGCCCATAAAGTGACCTTTTCAGCTTTATGGAAAGCATTTCTTTAGGTTTGTGGTTTTCTGGTAATTTTAGTCCTTCAGGGACTTTCATATAAATGTCTGCGTCAAGTGACCCATATAAATATGCGGTCACAACGTCCATTAATCGCATTTGCAGTTCTTTCGAAACTGTCAAGCTTACCAGAAATCTTAGCGTTGTAGCATCAACTACTGGAGAATATGTCTCCTCATAATCAATCCCTGGTATTTGAGAGAAACCTTGGGCAACTAGCCTTGCCTTGTATCTTGTAACCTTATTGTTCTCATTCCTTTTTCTCACAAATACCCATTTGTTCCCGACAGGTTTTACACCGTTTGGTGTAGTGgatatttttccaaaaactTCTCGTTTTTCAAGGGATTTCAATTCTGCCTGAATTGCCTCTTTCCATTTTGGCCAATCATGTATGCGACGACATTCATCCACTGTTTTTGGTTCAGGGTCATCATTATCAGATATCAATTCAATTGCAATGGAGTAAGCAAATATTTGATCAACGATAACATTTTTCCGGTTGTAATGTTTCTTGGTTGAAACATAGTTCATTGAAATTTCATCGTTATCGATTTCTTTATGTTTTTCTTCCTCCTCTTTAGGAGGATCATCTTTATCAATGTTTTCCTCTTCATTTGGTCTTTCATGACCTTCTTTTGGAGGATCAATATTGATTTCATTTGTTACTCCATCAGGCCTCTTTACTTTTCTTGGCTTAGAATCTTTTGAACCAAATGGCCTTCCACGTTTTCGTCGTGCCATAGACTCATTTTCAATGGCCTTATTATCAGTGGGAATTTCAATGCGTGCAGGTGCATTCTCTGCTGGTATATGTGACTTTGTCACCTTCTTTGTGTCCGTGAATGCATCAGGCAATTGATTTGCAACACTTTGTAAATGAATAATTTTCTCGACTTCTTGTTCACATGAATTTGTTCGTGGATCAAATATTGACAGTTGTGTTGCATTCCATGTGATTTCAATCTCCTTTTTCCGTGGGTCCACTTTCACTCCCCCTAAGGCTGGGAATACTGACTCATTAAAATGACAGTCAGCAAACCTTGCCTTAAATAAATCGCCAGTCATTGGCTCAAGGTATCTAATTATGGATGGGGACTCATACCCAACATAAATTCTCAGCCTTCTTTGTGGACCCATTTTTGTGCGTTGGGGTGGAGCAATGGGAACATACACGGCACAACCAAATATTTTTAGATGTGAGACATTTGGTTCTCGACCATATACCAACTGTAGAGGTGAGAACTCATGATAAGCTGTCGGTCTCAATCTTATTAATGATGCCGCGTGTAAAATAGCATGGCCCCAAGCAGATGATGGTAATTTTGATTTCATTAACAATGGTCTTGCAATCCATTGTAGCCTCTTGATCAGTGACTCAGCGAGACCATTTTGTGTATGTACATGAGCCACTGGATGTTCAACAACAATCCCAATCGACATACAATAATCGTTAAAAGTTTGAGATGTAAATTCCCCAGCATTGTCGAgtcttattttctttattgtgTGGTCTGGGAATTGATTTCGTAATTTGGTGATCTGGGCAAGTAGAATTGCAAATGCAACATTTCTACTTGACAAGAGACTCACATGTGACCATCGTGTTGAAGCATCGATCAAATACCAAAAATATCTGAATGGTCCACTTGCAGGATTAATTGGCCCGCAGATGTCTCCCTGAATTCTTTCTAAAAATGATGGAGATTCAGTGGcaattttgtttttggatgGCCTTATAATCAGTTTGCCAAGCGAGCATACAGAGCATGTCAATTCATTTGATCGGGGTATTTTAACATTCCTTATTGAATGCCCGATTGAATTTGCTACAATCTTGTGCATCATTCATGTTCCAGGATGACCGAAACGGTCATTCCATAATGTAAGCAAATTCTTGTTATCTAACTTCTTGTTAGATATCATATTTATTTCAATTGGCCGTATATCCATACGATATAGCCCTGAAGAGTATGCTGGCAATTTCTCATAAATATGTTTCTTGCCACATTTTTCTGCCGTGAGGCATAAATATTCTTTTTGATCCACTGTCATTGTTTCTAGATGATATCCATTTTGACGCACATCTTTGAAACTTAAGAGATTTCTTCGAGATTTACTCGAATATAAAGCGTCATTAATAGTCAATTTTGTTCCATTTGTGAGCACAATGCAAGCTTTTCCGGATCCTTCTATTAGCTTTGCTGTCCCGGAAATTGTATTGACATTTGCTTGGTACattgttaattttgaaaaatactTCCTATCTTTTAAGATAGTATGTGTTGCTGCACTGTCCAGAAGACATTGGTACTTGGAATCAACTTTAGGTAGATTCATATCTTCATAAATAAATATGCAATTAGTTTAGAGAAACGATTATAATAAAATACTTTATTCATGAAAATTAGAAATTCATAACAAGGTAATCGAaaaatacattaaaaaaaacGATACATGACATAGTTTAGATGGGGTATTTATATGTTACTATTATCCCCAAATATCATATCATTGCCACAGTCAGGGTTATCATTGAAGAAATCAGATACATCAAAGCTTGGCCCTGAGGGATTTTCCTCATCTACATAATTTGCCTCAGCAACTTTTCCTTTGCCTTTTATGGAGGCTTGGTACAGATCTACCAAATGTTTTGCAGTACGACATGTTTTCCCCCAATGGCCAGTCATGCCACATCTAAAACATGTGTCTTTCTCTTTTGAGGGGGTGTGCTTTTGATTTCCTTGTTGATGCCCTTTGTGATTATTATTTCTAGGGGCCCAGATAACCCCTGCCACGACCACGACCACAGCCACGGTGGTTTCCGCGTCCTCTACCGCGGTGGTTAAATCTTCCACGTCCACCTCTATGGGCAACATTTGCCTCAGGTGGGTTTGAGCTTTCAACGGCATTCGCTTCATTGAATGCCATAGACCCAGTTGGTCTAAGATTATGGTTCTTTAACAGAAGATCATTATTCTGTTCAGCAACCAACAATAGAGAAATCAGCTCAGAATATCTCTTAAAGCCCCTCTCTCGGTATTGCTGTTGCAATAGAATATTATTCGCATGAAAGGTGGAGAGGGTTTTCTCTATCATTTGATCTTCTGTGACCGCTTGATCACAGTATCTCAGCAATGATACAATTTTGAATAACGTGGAATTATATTCACTAACACATTTAAAATCCTGGAACCTCAGATTAGTCCAGTCAAATTGAGCCTTTGGCAGGAGCACCCTTTTATGGTGTCCATATCTTTCTTTAAGACTATCCCACAACTCTTTGGGATTCTCCACCATCAGATATTCAGTTTTCAGGCTATCATGTAAATGATGCCTTATGAGGACTGTGGCTTTGGCCTTTTCCTGCTCGGTGGCAGTTTTGATTTCTGTGGTGCCTGGAACCATTATATCTTTTATGGTATGATCCAGTCCTTGGGCCTTTAAGTTCATCTGTGCATCAACAGTCCATTCCAGATAATTGTGCCCAGACAAGTCTAGCACATTTAATTGTCTTTTCATCAAATCTCCCATTTTAACTACAATCAAATAATCATTAAACTTAGTAATCaagattataattaattaatcatattCATAATAATTAACTATTAAAATTTTATGTTTTCTTCTCCCCCTTAGTTTATTATTATGAATCCCACATAAATAAATCAAATAATTCATGGTAATGACGTTAATTAAAagcgaaaataataatgataacattaataataatattatacatatggtttaaaaaaaattaaaaatgcgACAAAATGCAATTGGAGAATGAAGTACTACAAAAAATTATGCATTTTGTTCTTACTTGCcggaaataaacaaaaaaaatggagatcttcatttgttgaaaattatgaaaatcattAATGCCATAAGAAGGACTACTAAGGCCAtcattaaaacaaaatattgttttaattttcttaaaTCTTCCTCGAAGGTGAAGACGTGTGGAGGGTAGGGGTTGCCGGCCGGAAACATGTTTGATCGGAAAATTGGAGGAGGAAAATTTTGTGTGGTTTTGGATAAAAAGTAAGAAGGGGATAAGATGTTGTGTGGTGAAAATGGGACGGGTAATCCCCCTTTTATAGGGGATAAATCATGATTGTATTATACAATTTGTTACAGTAAACTGGTATATTATAGTCTAAAGAGGTTAATAGTTTTATTACTtactgccaaaaaaaaaaaaatatcactgTGGATTTGAAAAGAAATAATGGATATATAtagaattaaaatggtaaaaagaTATCCCCGGGATGCAAGCCGTAATGGTCCGAGAACCCTAGTCTGTTTAAGAGATCGTGGGttcgaaaaacaaaaataaagatgTAGCTGAAAATAAAGGCTACATcgtttttaccaaaaaaaaatttattttattttaagtatagTCTAACTATATGCATGTAGGCATGCAAAGGaatagtatatatatatgtaatgaTAATGCATGGCTAATATTACTATGCATGCAAGTAGTACGTAAGAGTGCATGTATACAACTATGcatgaataagaaaaaaaaaacaaccaagTGTCATGAATAtagtacataagcattttctctctttttttttttttttttttaccaggtTGCCCATAACACGGACAACAATGTGGACTTTCTTTGATGATTAAAACGGG
This sequence is a window from Spinacia oleracea cultivar Varoflay chromosome 1, BTI_SOV_V1, whole genome shotgun sequence. Protein-coding genes within it:
- the LOC110787400 gene encoding uncharacterized protein produces the protein MGDLMKRQLNVLDLSGHNYLEWTVDAQMNLKAQGLDHTIKDIMVPGTTEIKTATEQEKAKATVLIRHHLHDSLKTEYLMVENPKELWDSLKERYGHHKRVLLPKAQFDWTNLRFQDFKCVSEYNSTLFKIVSLLRYCDQAVTEDQMIEKTLSTFHANNILLQQQYRERGFKRYSELISLLLVAEQNNDLLLKNHNLRPTGSMAFNEANAVESSNPPEANVAHRGGRGRFNHRGRGRGNHRGCGRGRGRGYLGP